Proteins encoded within one genomic window of Cyprinus carpio isolate SPL01 chromosome B22, ASM1834038v1, whole genome shotgun sequence:
- the LOC109054274 gene encoding transforming protein RhoA: MAAIRKKLVIVGDGACGKTCLLIVFSKDQFPEVYVPTVFENYVADIEVDGKQVELALWDTAGQEDYDRLRPLSYPDTDVILMCFSIDSPDSLENIPEKWTPEVKHFCPNVPIILVGNKKDLRNDEHTRRELVKMKQEPVKPEEGRDMANRICAFGYMECSAKTKDGVREVFEMATRAALQARKGKKNSKCLLL; the protein is encoded by the exons ATGGCGGCGATCCGTAAGAAGCTGGTGATCGTGGGAGACGGCGCGTGCGGGAAGACCTGTCTGCTCATCGTCTTCAGCAAAGACCAGTTCCCCGAGGTCTACGTGCCCACCGTCTTCGAGAACTACGTGGCCGACATCGAGGTGGACGGCAAGCAG GTGGAGCTAGCGCTGTGGGACACGGCGGGTCAGGAGGACTACGACCGGCTGCGGCCGCTCTCTTACCCCGACACCGACGTCATCCTCATGTGCTTCTCCATCGACAGCCCCGACAGCCTGG AGAACATTCCCGAGAAATGGACTCCGGAGGTCAAGCATTTCTGCCCCAACGTTCCCATAATCCTGGTGGGCAACAAGAAGGATCTGCGCAACGATGAACACACCCGCCGCGAGCTCGTCAAGATGAAGCAG GAGCCCGTCAAGCCGGAGGAGGGCCGGGACATGGCCAACCGCATCTGTGCCTTCGGATACATGGAGTGCTCCGCCAAGACCAAGGATGGCGTGCGGGAGGTGTTCGAGATGGCCACCAGGGCGGCGCTGCAGGCCCGCAAGGGCAAGAAGAACAGCAAGTGCCTGCTGCTGTAG
- the LOC109054298 gene encoding rab GDP dissociation inhibitor alpha-like isoform X2: MPEFDVIVLGTGLKECVLSGLMSVNGKKVLHMDSNPYYGGESASVSPLEELYKRFQVSAPSKSMGCGKDWNVDLIPKFLLANGPLVKMLLYTEVTRYLDFKVIEGSFVYKGGKIHKVPCTETETHNSDLMGMFDKRRFRKFMSFVLNFEENNPRTHHDMDPHRTSMRDVFRHFDLGDDVVEVTGHALALHINDDYLEQPCLMTIQRIKLYSESLARYSLSPFLYPLFGLGELPQGFVRLSAVYGNSYLLNRRVDEILMEDGRVAAVRSEGEVFRCKQLICDPSYMPERVKKAGRVIRVICLLNHPIKNTHDANSCQIIIPQTHLNRKSDIYICLLSFAHNVAAEGKYMAVVSTMVETCNPEKEVAPGLALLEPILEK; this comes from the exons ATGCCGGAGTTTGATGTGATTGTTCTGGGAACCGGACTGAAG GAATGTGTTTTATCTGGACTGATGTCAGTCAACGGGAAGAAGGTCCTTCATATGGACTCCAACCCGTATTATGGAGGAGAAAGTGCCTCAGTTTCCCCTCTGGAGGAG CTTTATAAGAGGTTCCAGGTTTCTGCTCCTTCAAAATCAATGGGGTGCGGGAAAGACTGGAACGTGGATCTGATTCCCAAGTTCCTGCTTGCAAacg GTCCTCTGGTGAAGATGCTGCTGTACACTGAGGTCACGCGATATCTGGACTTCAAGGTGATTGAAGGCAGTTTCGTGTATAAAGGAGGGAAAATTCACAAAGTCCCCTGCACTGAGACTGAGACGCACAATTCAG ATCTGATGGGGATGTTCGACAAGCGGCGGTTCCGTAAGTTCATGTCCTTCGTCCTGAACTTCGAGGAGAACAACCCGCGGACGCATCACGACATGGACCCGCACAGGACCTCCATGAGGGACGTGTTTCGCCACTTCGACCTGGGCGATGATGTGGTGGAGGTCACAGGTCATGCTCTGGCCCTTCACATCAACGACGA CTATCTGGAGCAGCCATGTCTGATGACCATACAGCGGATCAAGCTGTACTCCGAGTCTCTGGCGCGCTACAGTCTCAGCCCGTTCCTCTACCCGCTGTTCGGTCTGGGCGAGCTGCCGCAGGGCTTCGTCAG GCTCAGCGCCGTCTACGGGAACAGCTACCTGCTAAACCGCCGCGTGGACGAAATCCTGATGGAAGACGGGCGAGTGGCGGCGGTGCGATCCGAGGGCGAG GTCTTTCGCTGTAAGCAGCTGATCTGCGACCCGAGCTACATGCCGGAGCGCGTGAAGAAGGCCGGCCGTGTCATACGGGTCATCTGCTTACTCAACCACCCCATCAAAAATACCCACGACGCCAACTCCTGCCAGATCATCATCCCACAGACGCACCTCAACAGGAAGTCAG ATATCTACATCTGTTTGCTGTCCTTCGCTCATAACGTGGCGGCGGAAGGCAAGTACATGGCTGTGGTCAGCACGATGGTGGAAACCTGCAACCCGGAGAAGGAGGTCGCACCCGGTCTGGCCCTGCTGGAGCCCATCCTGGAGAAGTGA
- the LOC109054298 gene encoding rab GDP dissociation inhibitor alpha-like isoform X1 produces MPEFDVIVLGTGLKECVLSGLMSVNGKKVLHMDSNPYYGGESASVSPLEELYKRFQVSAPSKSMGCGKDWNVDLIPKFLLANGPLVKMLLYTEVTRYLDFKVIEGSFVYKGGKIHKVPCTETETHNSDLMGMFDKRRFRKFMSFVLNFEENNPRTHHDMDPHRTSMRDVFRHFDLGDDVVEVTGHALALHINDDYLEQPCLMTIQRIKLYSESLARYSLSPFLYPLFGLGELPQGFVRLSAVYGNSYLLNRRVDEILMEDGRVAAVRSEGEVFRCKQLICDPSYMPERVKKAGRVIRVICLLNHPIKNTHDANSCQIIIPQTHLNRKSDIYICLLSFAHNVAAEGKYMAVVSTMVETCNPEKEVAPGLALLEPILEKFVSISNLMVPTDNGRRSQIFISRSYDHTPHFQTETDDILDLYHRVTGSEFIFRDPRDVDADSDD; encoded by the exons ATGCCGGAGTTTGATGTGATTGTTCTGGGAACCGGACTGAAG GAATGTGTTTTATCTGGACTGATGTCAGTCAACGGGAAGAAGGTCCTTCATATGGACTCCAACCCGTATTATGGAGGAGAAAGTGCCTCAGTTTCCCCTCTGGAGGAG CTTTATAAGAGGTTCCAGGTTTCTGCTCCTTCAAAATCAATGGGGTGCGGGAAAGACTGGAACGTGGATCTGATTCCCAAGTTCCTGCTTGCAAacg GTCCTCTGGTGAAGATGCTGCTGTACACTGAGGTCACGCGATATCTGGACTTCAAGGTGATTGAAGGCAGTTTCGTGTATAAAGGAGGGAAAATTCACAAAGTCCCCTGCACTGAGACTGAGACGCACAATTCAG ATCTGATGGGGATGTTCGACAAGCGGCGGTTCCGTAAGTTCATGTCCTTCGTCCTGAACTTCGAGGAGAACAACCCGCGGACGCATCACGACATGGACCCGCACAGGACCTCCATGAGGGACGTGTTTCGCCACTTCGACCTGGGCGATGATGTGGTGGAGGTCACAGGTCATGCTCTGGCCCTTCACATCAACGACGA CTATCTGGAGCAGCCATGTCTGATGACCATACAGCGGATCAAGCTGTACTCCGAGTCTCTGGCGCGCTACAGTCTCAGCCCGTTCCTCTACCCGCTGTTCGGTCTGGGCGAGCTGCCGCAGGGCTTCGTCAG GCTCAGCGCCGTCTACGGGAACAGCTACCTGCTAAACCGCCGCGTGGACGAAATCCTGATGGAAGACGGGCGAGTGGCGGCGGTGCGATCCGAGGGCGAG GTCTTTCGCTGTAAGCAGCTGATCTGCGACCCGAGCTACATGCCGGAGCGCGTGAAGAAGGCCGGCCGTGTCATACGGGTCATCTGCTTACTCAACCACCCCATCAAAAATACCCACGACGCCAACTCCTGCCAGATCATCATCCCACAGACGCACCTCAACAGGAAGTCAG ATATCTACATCTGTTTGCTGTCCTTCGCTCATAACGTGGCGGCGGAAGGCAAGTACATGGCTGTGGTCAGCACGATGGTGGAAACCTGCAACCCGGAGAAGGAGGTCGCACCCGGTCTGGCCCTGCTGGAGCCCATCCTGGAGAA GTTTGTGAGCATCAGTAACCTGATGGTCCCCACAGACAACGGCCGCAGGAGTCAG ATCTTCATCTCCCGCTCGTACGACCACACGCCACACTTCCAGACCGAGACGGACGACATCTTGGATCTGTACCACCGCGTCACAGGCTCAGAGTTCATCTTCAGGGATCCCAGAGACGTCGACGCCGACTCTGACGACTGA